In Beijerinckia indica subsp. indica ATCC 9039, the genomic window TTATAGGCCTGGGGCTAACCCGCAAGGATGCCGCCGACGCGGCCCGCGTTTTGACGCTGGCAGAGATGTTTGGCTTGAGCACGCATGGAGTTGGCCGGATCGAATCCTATGGGGAACGGCTGCAGATCAAGGGCATCAATCCGCGACCGTCCATTGCGCTGGAGCCGGTTGCCCCGGCTCTGATCAGGGTCGACGGAGACAACGGCGTGGGCCCATTGGTCGGAATGCGCGCCCTTGAAGCAGCAATGGAGGCCGCCGCCACAACCGGCGTCGCACTCGCACTTGCTCGCGGTAGTAATCATTTCGGACCCGTCTCCCCTTACAGCTACATTGCCGCCGAAGCCGGCTTTGCAAGCCTGATTGGCAGTAACGCGACCACGACCATCGCGCCATGGGGTGGGAGCGAGGCGCGTCTTGGCAACAGCCCCTGCGGCTTCGGTTTTCCCAACCCAGGCGGCGACCCAATCATCCTGGACATGGCGATTAGCGTTGCAGCGAGGGCCAAGATCCGCAATGCCGCCAAGGCGGGACAGCCAATTCCCGACACTTGGGCAACGGATCGGGCTGGCAGGCCCACAACCGATCCAAACGAGGCGTTGAACGGCTTTCTTCTGCCCATCGGCGGCCACAAGGGATACGGGCTGGCATTGGTCGTCGATCTGCTCGCCGGGCTGCTTTCGGGCGCAGCCTATCTGACCCATGTCAAATCTTGGGTCGAATCCCCCGAAGAGCCTCAGAATCTTGGCCATTATTTCCTGCTGATCGACACGAAGCGCCTCGGTTCTACCGACTGGCTGTCGACGAGAATGAACGATTTTGCGCAGATCCTGCATTCCACGCCGCCGGCCAATCCGAATTCACCCGTACTGGTGCCGGGCGAGATCGAGAACCGAAATCTGGCGCGCGCTCGGCATGAGGGTATCGGACTCGACCTATCGCTTCTGGCCAAGCTCCAAGACTTCGCGGCACATATCCAACCGGCTTGACCCCTGTGCGTCACTGCACGGGCCGGTGTCATGGTCGAAAATGCCTCAGAAATAAGAGGTGAGAAAATGGGGAGGAATCCATGAGCAATATGGCAATCGAGCAATCTAGTTTTGCCAGCTTGGCCGTCGATGACGACGCGCTGAAAAAGGCCGCATTCCGCAAAGTGATCTGGAGAATGCTGCCAATACTGACGCTGGGCTACGTCTTCAATTTCCTCGATCGCACCAACATCGGATTCGCTGCGCTGCAGATGAACCGCGACATTGGTTTATCGGCGTCGCAGTTCGGGTGGGGGGCCGGCATCCTATTCATCGGCTACTGCGGCTTCGAGGTACCCAGCAATATACTGCTTTACAGGTTTGGAGCCAGGCTCTGGATTTCACGGATCTTGATCTCCTGGGGCTTGCTTTCCTGCGCCATGAGCCTCGTGTCTGGCCCCACGAGCTTTTACCTGATGCGGTTCGCATTGGGCGTGGCGGAAGCAGGCTTCTTCCCCGGAGTCGCTTACTTCCTGTCTGCCTGGTTTCCGGCCCAATATCGTGCCCGGATCCTCTCCTGGTTCCTTGTGGCAATCCCCGTTTCCTCGGTGATCGGAGG contains:
- a CDS encoding Ldh family oxidoreductase; the encoded protein is MDEQSKRVLSEAELAELATAALIGLGLTRKDAADAARVLTLAEMFGLSTHGVGRIESYGERLQIKGINPRPSIALEPVAPALIRVDGDNGVGPLVGMRALEAAMEAAATTGVALALARGSNHFGPVSPYSYIAAEAGFASLIGSNATTTIAPWGGSEARLGNSPCGFGFPNPGGDPIILDMAISVAARAKIRNAAKAGQPIPDTWATDRAGRPTTDPNEALNGFLLPIGGHKGYGLALVVDLLAGLLSGAAYLTHVKSWVESPEEPQNLGHYFLLIDTKRLGSTDWLSTRMNDFAQILHSTPPANPNSPVLVPGEIENRNLARARHEGIGLDLSLLAKLQDFAAHIQPA